From Hartmannibacter diazotrophicus, a single genomic window includes:
- a CDS encoding winged helix-turn-helix domain-containing tetratricopeptide repeat protein: MKNLEKGEHVPQADALVFTFDGFELDGARFELRRDGKPLAVEPQVLSLLMLLAENRDRMVSKDELIERIWGGRIVSESAVAARIKAARKAVADKGSAQKVIRTIHGKGFRFVAQTEVTGAPAKASPVGSGLLTEEQAAKAIDDVLKTARDGRPSIAVLPFQYFGEPGPHDIVADALPADIIADLSRLHWLFVIARGSSFRFRGLDADPLSAGRQLSVRYGLTGTVELSGESVSIGVSLIDMTSGGTIWAEQYRGSLPELQQLRQEIEGHVVASLAVQIPQNEVRIARGRAPGELDAWACFHLGLDHMYRFNRQDNARAAALFTQSLDRDPYFSGAMGGLSFTHFQSAFMRFGDDPEAEVEKARALAQKAVETDRLDPFAHFNVGRCSWLEGRLEDSIAWFDRATSLSPSFAQGVYTRGLVSVMAGQAEEADVDLALALDLSPLDPLAYGMVSGRALAQLQLGDKERAEELGVKAALMPGAHKHIALIAALTSHLVGKDAEAQRWLARAKQADPTISSEVFFASFPFAENAARETIEKGLRDLGV, translated from the coding sequence ATGAAGAATTTGGAAAAGGGGGAACACGTGCCGCAAGCCGACGCCCTGGTGTTCACCTTTGACGGGTTTGAACTGGACGGCGCACGTTTCGAATTGCGCCGCGACGGCAAGCCCCTGGCGGTCGAGCCGCAGGTGCTCTCGCTCCTCATGCTGCTGGCGGAAAACCGCGACCGGATGGTCAGCAAGGACGAACTGATCGAGCGTATCTGGGGCGGACGGATCGTCTCCGAATCCGCCGTGGCGGCGCGGATCAAGGCGGCGCGCAAGGCTGTGGCGGACAAGGGCAGCGCGCAGAAGGTCATCCGCACGATCCATGGCAAGGGCTTTCGATTTGTCGCGCAGACCGAGGTGACCGGCGCTCCGGCAAAGGCGAGCCCTGTCGGTTCCGGTCTCCTGACCGAGGAACAGGCCGCCAAGGCCATCGACGACGTCCTCAAGACGGCACGCGACGGGCGGCCGTCCATCGCCGTCCTGCCCTTCCAGTATTTCGGCGAACCGGGGCCGCATGACATCGTGGCCGACGCCCTGCCCGCCGACATCATCGCGGATTTGTCGCGTCTGCACTGGCTGTTCGTCATCGCGCGCGGGTCGAGCTTCCGCTTTCGCGGGCTCGATGCGGACCCGCTGTCCGCCGGACGGCAGCTCAGCGTTCGCTACGGGCTCACCGGCACGGTCGAACTGTCGGGCGAGAGCGTCTCGATCGGCGTCTCGCTGATCGACATGACAAGCGGCGGCACGATCTGGGCGGAACAGTATCGCGGCAGCCTGCCCGAACTGCAGCAGTTGAGGCAGGAGATCGAAGGCCACGTGGTCGCCAGCCTTGCGGTGCAGATCCCGCAGAACGAAGTGCGGATCGCGCGCGGACGCGCCCCGGGAGAACTCGACGCATGGGCCTGCTTCCACCTCGGGCTCGATCACATGTACCGCTTCAACCGGCAGGACAACGCCCGCGCCGCGGCGCTGTTCACCCAGTCGCTGGACCGCGATCCCTATTTCTCGGGCGCCATGGGCGGGCTGTCCTTCACCCATTTCCAGTCGGCCTTCATGCGCTTCGGGGACGATCCCGAGGCGGAGGTGGAAAAGGCCCGCGCACTGGCCCAGAAGGCGGTGGAGACCGACCGGCTCGATCCGTTTGCCCATTTCAATGTCGGCCGATGTTCCTGGCTCGAAGGACGGCTCGAGGATTCGATCGCCTGGTTCGACCGGGCGACCAGCCTCAGCCCCAGTTTCGCGCAGGGCGTCTATACACGCGGGCTGGTGAGCGTGATGGCCGGCCAGGCGGAAGAGGCCGATGTCGATCTTGCGCTGGCGCTGGACCTCAGCCCGCTCGACCCGCTCGCCTATGGCATGGTGTCGGGGCGTGCGCTGGCGCAATTGCAGCTCGGCGACAAGGAGAGGGCAGAAGAACTCGGCGTGAAGGCGGCGCTGATGCCGGGCGCGCACAAGCATATCGCGCTGATCGCGGCGCTGACGTCGCATCTGGTCGGCAAGGATGCCGAGGCGCAGCGATGGCTTGCACGGGCAAAACAGGCCGATCCGACGATCAGTTCGGAGGTCTTCTTCGCCTCCTTCCCCTTTGCCGAGAACGCGGCACGCGAGACGATCGAGAAAGGCCTGCGAGACCTGGGGGTTTGA
- a CDS encoding helix-turn-helix transcriptional regulator, whose translation MRRAERLFQIIQLLRRSTRPLTGAVLAAELEVSLRTVYRDIAALMAQRVPITGEAGFGYLLADDYDMPPLMLTQVELEAIVLGAQWVAGRGDPLLSPAAHDVLAKIATVIPAHLRAYVMEPSTGVPPRLAPMEDAVDTATLRDAIRSRSKLRLQYCAEDGTRTERTVWPVILGYSDTNRILIAWCELRQAFRHFRTDRMVAVETLDESIPEPKSDLNRRREAWRAAELGKSP comes from the coding sequence GTGCGTCGTGCCGAACGCCTCTTTCAGATCATCCAGCTTCTTCGACGATCGACGCGGCCCCTGACCGGCGCCGTCCTGGCGGCCGAACTGGAGGTTTCACTCCGCACCGTCTATCGCGACATCGCGGCCCTCATGGCACAGCGGGTACCCATCACGGGTGAAGCCGGCTTCGGCTATCTGCTGGCAGACGACTACGACATGCCGCCATTGATGCTGACCCAGGTGGAGCTGGAGGCCATCGTCCTCGGCGCGCAGTGGGTTGCCGGTCGCGGTGACCCGCTTCTCTCTCCTGCTGCTCACGACGTCCTGGCGAAGATTGCCACGGTCATCCCCGCGCATCTGCGGGCATATGTCATGGAACCAAGCACGGGCGTACCACCGCGTCTCGCCCCAATGGAGGACGCCGTCGACACGGCAACTCTGCGCGATGCGATCCGTTCGCGATCGAAGCTACGTCTCCAATACTGCGCTGAGGATGGCACTCGGACCGAGCGGACGGTGTGGCCGGTCATCCTGGGTTACTCGGATACCAACCGCATCCTGATCGCATGGTGTGAGCTGCGACAGGCGTTTCGCCACTTCCGTACCGATCGGATGGTCGCTGTCGAAACCCTCGATGAATCCATTCCGGAGCCGAAATCTGACCTCAATCGCCGCCGGGAGGCTTGGCGGGCTGCCGAGCTCGGCAAAAGCCCTTAG
- a CDS encoding VOC family protein, whose protein sequence is MKFASVRLIASDIKAMVAFYELVTGQTADWLAPQFAEIVTPGATLAIGSAETVAVFAEGSAEPSANRTAILEFMVEDLDDAFARLNGKAELVHERKLMPWGNRTFQVRDPEGSAVSIFMPFTDAAKARFGSR, encoded by the coding sequence ATGAAGTTTGCCTCTGTCCGCCTGATCGCCTCCGATATCAAGGCGATGGTCGCCTTCTACGAGCTGGTAACGGGTCAAACCGCCGACTGGCTTGCGCCGCAGTTTGCCGAGATCGTCACGCCGGGCGCGACGCTTGCCATCGGCAGCGCGGAGACGGTCGCGGTTTTTGCCGAAGGGAGCGCAGAACCGAGTGCCAATCGCACCGCTATCCTGGAGTTCATGGTCGAGGACCTCGATGACGCCTTCGCACGCCTGAACGGCAAGGCTGAGCTGGTGCATGAGCGCAAGCTGATGCCGTGGGGAAATCGCACGTTCCAGGTCCGCGATCCCGAAGGCTCGGCCGTCAGCATCTTCATGCCCTTTACGGATGCGGCAAAGGCTCGGTTTGGATCTCGATAG
- a CDS encoding HD domain-containing phosphohydrolase, whose product MGKSHVPGPRSRRLGRQHLHALYGCGKGSVWISIEANADSRAERTAGDISPLTRVLTVCDIYAALAERRACKPALTKETALKILHDMVGRGKIDASALATSLKG is encoded by the coding sequence GTGGGGAAATCGCACGTTCCAGGTCCGCGATCCCGAAGGCTCGGCCGTCAGCATCTTCATGCCCTTTACGGATGCGGCAAAGGCTCGGTTTGGATCTCGATAGAGGCAAACGCGGATAGTCGCGCTGAACGGACGGCGGGCGATATCAGCCCCCTCACCCGCGTGCTGACGGTCTGCGACATCTACGCGGCGCTGGCGGAGCGGCGCGCCTGCAAGCCGGCGCTGACGAAGGAAACCGCGCTGAAGATCCTTCACGACATGGTCGGGCGCGGCAAGATCGACGCCTCGGCACTGGCGACGTCGTTGAAGGGGTGA
- a CDS encoding IS5 family transposase (programmed frameshift), which translates to MPDLFLLSPSQMSKIEPFFPKSHGVPRVDDRRIVSGIIYVLKHGLQWKDAPKGYGPHKTLYNRFRRWTELGVFDRIFSHLAASGGAPDTLMIDATHLKAHRTASSLFKRGLLPRHIGRTKGGLNTKLHAVCDGEGRPLAMCLTAGQVSDHVGAKILYPVLPEGGSATMIADKGYDSDEYRAALQAKGIASCIPPRKGRKAPAEFCKTQYKQRHKIENMFGRLKDWRRIATRYDRRADVFMAAITIAAIVTWWIQ; encoded by the exons ATGCCTGATTTGTTTCTGCTCTCGCCTTCCCAGATGTCGAAGATCGAGCCATTCTTTCCGAAGTCGCACGGGGTGCCTCGTGTGGATGATCGCCGGATTGTGTCGGGCATCATCTATGTGCTGAAGCATGGCCTCCAATGGAAAGATGCCCCAAAGGGGTATGGCCCTCACAAGACGCTCTACAACCGCTTTCGCCGCTGGACCGAATTGGGCGTGTTCGATAGGATTTTCAGTCACTTGGCAGCGAGTGGCGGCGCTCCGGACACGCTGATGATCGACGCGACGCATCTGAAGGCTCACCGGACAGCGTCAAGCCTTT TTAAAAGGGGGCTTCTTCCCCGCCACATTGGCCGCACAAAGGGTGGACTGAACACCAAACTGCATGCTGTGTGCGATGGCGAAGGCCGACCGCTCGCGATGTGCCTGACGGCGGGACAGGTTTCTGATCACGTCGGGGCCAAGATCCTCTATCCGGTCCTGCCTGAGGGCGGCAGTGCGACAATGATTGCCGACAAGGGATACGATTCCGACGAGTATCGCGCCGCGCTCCAAGCCAAAGGCATCGCGTCCTGCATACCGCCGCGCAAGGGCCGAAAGGCACCTGCCGAATTCTGCAAAACCCAATACAAACAACGCCATAAGATCGAGAACATGTTCGGGCGCCTGAAAGACTGGCGGCGCATTGCTACCCGTTACGACCGCCGCGCTGACGTCTTCATGGCAGCAATTACAATCGCAGCCATCGTCACTTGGTGGATTCAATGA
- a CDS encoding GIY-YIG nuclease family protein — translation MAGWVYIMASRMHGTLYIGVTSDLPRRAWEHREGIIPGFTSKYGCKRLVWSEEFSEISDAIQREKSLKRWPRAWKIALIEKTNPRWVDLYDTLNM, via the coding sequence ATGGCGGGGTGGGTCTACATCATGGCGAGCCGCATGCACGGTACGCTCTATATCGGCGTAACGAGCGATCTGCCACGCCGCGCTTGGGAGCATCGCGAGGGCATTATCCCCGGCTTCACCAGCAAATATGGATGCAAGCGGCTGGTCTGGTCGGAGGAGTTCTCTGAGATCTCCGACGCCATCCAGCGTGAGAAATCCCTGAAGCGATGGCCGCGCGCATGGAAAATTGCCCTCATTGAAAAGACCAATCCCCGCTGGGTCGATCTCTACGACACGCTGAACATGTGA
- a CDS encoding 23S rRNA (adenine(2030)-N(6))-methyltransferase RlmJ, with product MNYRHAFHAGNFADVLKHAVLARILTHLLDKPGGFRVVDTHAGIGLYDLEGDEAGRTGEWQNGIGRVLDASPTPALADFLAPYLETVRRENPDGGLRHYPGSPAIVTSMLRKHDQLIANELHPVDADLLEEAMAGRRRAKVMRLDAYTAVKSLLPPPERRGLLLVDPPFEQPGEFDRMREAMRAAHQRFATGTQQIWYPIKDVKAVARFHDAVAGDGIERILRIEQWTRRPGLEGPLAGAGMLVVNPPWTLAEATRAVMPELTALLATGPGAGWRVDWLVPEASR from the coding sequence ATGAACTATCGCCACGCTTTCCATGCCGGCAACTTCGCCGACGTTCTCAAGCACGCCGTGCTTGCCCGCATCCTGACGCACCTCCTGGACAAGCCCGGCGGCTTTCGCGTGGTCGACACCCACGCCGGCATCGGGCTTTACGACCTGGAAGGCGACGAGGCCGGGCGCACCGGCGAATGGCAGAACGGCATCGGCCGCGTGCTGGACGCCTCGCCCACCCCCGCGCTCGCGGACTTTCTGGCGCCCTATCTGGAGACGGTGAGGCGCGAGAACCCGGACGGCGGGCTGAGGCACTACCCCGGCTCGCCGGCCATCGTGACCAGCATGCTGCGCAAGCACGACCAGTTGATCGCCAACGAACTGCACCCGGTCGACGCCGATCTCCTCGAGGAGGCGATGGCCGGCCGCAGGCGCGCCAAGGTGATGCGGCTCGACGCCTATACGGCCGTCAAAAGCCTGCTGCCGCCGCCGGAACGGCGCGGCCTGCTGCTGGTCGATCCGCCCTTCGAGCAGCCCGGCGAGTTCGACCGCATGCGCGAGGCGATGCGCGCCGCCCACCAGCGCTTTGCCACCGGAACCCAGCAAATCTGGTATCCGATCAAGGACGTGAAGGCGGTCGCCCGCTTCCATGATGCCGTGGCCGGCGACGGCATCGAGCGCATCCTCCGCATCGAGCAATGGACGCGGCGGCCGGGCCTTGAGGGACCGCTCGCGGGCGCCGGCATGCTGGTCGTCAACCCGCCCTGGACGCTGGCCGAAGCGACGCGCGCCGTGATGCCGGAACTGACGGCCTTGCTGGCGACCGGCCCGGGCGCCGGTTGGCGCGTCGACTGGCTCGTGCCCGAGGCCAGCCGGTAA
- a CDS encoding ribonuclease T2 family protein produces the protein MARPSLLLIVTALLAMIAGGTGPAAAGGRPGDFDFYVLSLSWSPTFCETSDRRNDMQCNARRPYGFIVHGLWPQYERGYPSECSATVSPSPDVINQTLPIMPSVGLIRHEWRTHGSCSGLSPSAYFQLIQKAFAKVRIPPSLTNLSRHVVVAPQALENAFRAANPTMQSTGISIACRRRKLQEVRICMTKHLDFRPCIEVDQDGCPSTSITLPPIR, from the coding sequence ATGGCGCGCCCATCATTGTTGCTGATCGTGACGGCCCTGCTGGCGATGATCGCCGGCGGGACCGGCCCGGCCGCGGCCGGCGGACGGCCCGGCGACTTCGACTTCTATGTCCTGTCGCTCTCCTGGTCGCCGACCTTCTGCGAGACCAGCGACCGCCGCAACGACATGCAGTGCAACGCCCGGCGGCCCTATGGCTTCATCGTCCACGGGCTGTGGCCGCAATACGAACGCGGCTACCCGAGCGAATGCTCGGCCACGGTGTCGCCGTCGCCGGACGTCATCAACCAGACCCTGCCCATCATGCCGAGCGTCGGCCTCATCCGGCACGAATGGCGCACCCACGGCAGCTGTTCGGGCCTCTCACCGTCCGCCTATTTCCAGCTCATCCAGAAGGCCTTCGCGAAGGTGCGGATCCCGCCGTCCCTGACCAACCTGTCCCGCCACGTGGTCGTCGCCCCGCAGGCGCTCGAAAATGCCTTCCGCGCCGCCAACCCGACCATGCAGTCGACCGGCATCTCCATCGCCTGCCGCCGCCGCAAGCTGCAGGAGGTGCGCATCTGCATGACCAAGCACCTCGATTTCCGCCCCTGCATCGAGGTCGACCAGGACGGCTGCCCCTCGACATCGATCACCCTGCCGCCGATCCGCTGA
- a CDS encoding glutathione S-transferase N-terminal domain-containing protein: protein MSTADLVLRASPTSPFVRKVRIAAAVLSLSERIEVQVTDAMKDEADFLSQNPLGKIPVLVTADGQSVYDSRVILEYLDHLAGGGRILPADPDARFAALVLQATADGIMEAGVLATYEVRLRPEDQRSPWWIERQKAKIARAVDALEAKAQPLADPLTVGDIALACALGYLDLRFEGTWREDHPKLVAWLDAFAAKVPAFEETRFRG, encoded by the coding sequence ATGTCCACCGCGGACCTCGTTCTTCGCGCCTCGCCCACGTCTCCCTTCGTCCGCAAGGTGCGCATCGCCGCCGCCGTGCTCTCCCTGTCTGAGCGTATCGAGGTGCAAGTGACCGACGCGATGAAGGACGAGGCGGATTTCCTCAGCCAGAATCCGCTTGGCAAGATCCCCGTGCTGGTCACGGCGGACGGCCAGAGCGTCTATGACAGCCGCGTCATCCTGGAATATCTCGATCATCTGGCGGGCGGCGGACGGATCCTTCCCGCCGATCCGGACGCGCGGTTTGCCGCCCTCGTCCTGCAGGCGACCGCCGACGGCATCATGGAGGCCGGCGTGCTTGCGACCTATGAGGTCCGCTTGCGTCCGGAGGACCAGCGCAGCCCGTGGTGGATCGAGCGCCAGAAGGCCAAGATCGCCCGCGCGGTCGATGCGCTCGAGGCGAAAGCCCAACCGCTCGCCGATCCGCTCACCGTCGGCGACATCGCCCTCGCCTGCGCCCTCGGCTATCTCGACCTGCGCTTCGAGGGCACCTGGCGCGAGGATCATCCGAAGCTCGTCGCCTGGCTTGACGCCTTCGCCGCGAAGGTTCCCGCCTTCGAGGAAACCCGCTTCAGGGGTTGA
- a CDS encoding outer membrane protein, whose translation MSRKTTLFTIAGTTALAAALLSGQAYAADISEPIPAAPTADPYVAPTKYDWSGAYVGGEVGYGFGSYGVNGTAGKQNFDKDGFVGGVYGGYNYMVTPDVLLGAEADLGFGSSATFTYGGTPTKAESSVAGSIRGRVGYAFDNVLVYGTTGVALGQGKASFNGGSDENTHVGWVVGAGVEAALTDNIIARAEYTYTDMDKKTYSVGGQSEKADLDGSVISLGLGYKF comes from the coding sequence ATGTCGCGTAAGACAACCCTTTTCACGATCGCCGGCACCACGGCGCTTGCAGCCGCCCTTTTGAGCGGGCAGGCTTATGCGGCCGATATTTCCGAGCCGATCCCCGCCGCGCCGACGGCCGACCCCTATGTCGCGCCGACCAAATATGACTGGAGCGGCGCCTATGTCGGCGGCGAGGTCGGATACGGCTTCGGCTCCTATGGCGTCAACGGCACGGCCGGCAAGCAGAATTTCGACAAGGACGGCTTCGTCGGCGGTGTCTACGGCGGCTACAACTACATGGTGACGCCGGACGTCCTGCTGGGCGCGGAAGCCGACCTCGGCTTCGGTTCGTCGGCGACCTTCACCTACGGCGGCACGCCCACCAAGGCTGAAAGCAGCGTCGCCGGCTCGATCCGCGGCCGCGTCGGCTATGCCTTCGACAACGTGCTGGTCTACGGCACGACGGGCGTGGCGCTCGGCCAGGGCAAGGCCAGCTTCAACGGCGGTTCGGACGAGAACACCCACGTCGGCTGGGTGGTCGGCGCCGGTGTCGAAGCCGCGCTCACCGACAACATCATCGCGCGCGCCGAGTACACCTACACCGACATGGACAAGAAGACCTATTCGGTCGGCGGTCAGTCGGAGAAGGCCGACCTCGACGGCAGCGTGATTTCGCTCGGCCTCGGCTACAAGTTCTGA
- the uvrC gene encoding excinuclease ABC subunit UvrC — protein sequence MTVLAKTTAPKGHGRTMADKVSDKTDESAELRDAAVESGNAAPVAAPRVGVDVIADAVKLLPNGPGVYRMLSTSGDVLYVGKARSLKKRVTNYTRVAGQNNRIARMIQSTAAMEFVTTSTETEALLLEANLIKQLKPRFNVLLRDDKSFPYILLTGDHDAPQLVKHRGARSRKGQYFGPFASAQAVGRTINAMQKAFLVRTCSDSVYETRTRPCLLHQIKRCSAPCTGEISLEDYGELVRDASAFLSGKSRAIKDELANEMQAAAEEMEFERAAVYRDRLAALSHVQSHQGINPQTVEEADVFALHQDGGHACVQVFFFRTGQNWGNRAYFPRIDKQVEAGELLASFIGQFYDDKPTPRLVLVSDEPDEIELLSLALSERAGHKIEIAIPKRGEKRDLVDHALQNAREALGRKLADSSSQAVLLDGVARVFGLDERPRRIEVYDNSHIMGTNAVGGMIVAGPEGFVKGQYRKFNIRSTDITPGDDFGMMREVLTRRFSRLLKEHGARVALEAEAEANGGDIGPWPDLVLIDGGAGQLSAAKSILDELGIDDVPMVGIAKGPDRDAGREKFFIPGKPDFMLPLRDPVLYYIQRLRDEAHRFAIGSHRARRSKDIGKAGLEEIPGVGPTRKRSLLNHFGTLKAIERAGVNDLAAVEGISEATAKAIYDFFHETAG from the coding sequence ATGACGGTACTGGCGAAAACAACGGCCCCGAAGGGTCACGGACGGACGATGGCAGACAAGGTTTCGGACAAGACGGACGAGAGCGCGGAACTGCGGGACGCAGCGGTGGAAAGCGGAAACGCGGCGCCGGTGGCCGCACCGCGCGTCGGCGTCGACGTCATCGCCGACGCGGTGAAGCTGCTGCCGAACGGACCCGGCGTCTACCGCATGCTCTCCACGTCGGGCGACGTGCTCTATGTCGGCAAGGCACGCAGCCTGAAAAAGCGCGTGACCAACTACACCCGCGTTGCCGGCCAGAACAACCGCATCGCCCGGATGATCCAGTCGACGGCGGCGATGGAATTCGTCACCACCAGCACCGAAACCGAGGCGCTGCTGCTGGAAGCCAACCTCATCAAGCAGCTGAAGCCGCGCTTCAACGTGCTTCTGCGCGACGACAAGTCCTTTCCCTATATCCTGCTCACCGGCGACCATGACGCGCCGCAGCTCGTGAAGCATCGCGGCGCCCGCAGCCGCAAGGGCCAGTATTTCGGCCCCTTCGCCAGCGCCCAGGCGGTGGGCCGCACGATCAACGCCATGCAGAAGGCGTTCCTTGTGCGCACCTGCTCGGATTCGGTCTACGAGACCCGCACCCGCCCTTGCCTGCTGCACCAGATCAAGCGCTGCTCGGCGCCCTGCACCGGCGAGATCTCGCTGGAGGACTATGGCGAACTGGTGCGCGATGCCTCCGCCTTCCTGTCCGGCAAGAGCCGGGCGATCAAGGACGAACTCGCAAACGAAATGCAGGCCGCCGCCGAGGAGATGGAGTTCGAGCGCGCCGCCGTCTACCGCGATCGCCTGGCCGCCCTCAGCCATGTCCAGTCGCATCAAGGCATCAACCCGCAGACGGTGGAGGAGGCCGACGTCTTCGCGCTCCACCAGGACGGTGGGCATGCCTGCGTGCAGGTCTTCTTCTTCCGCACCGGCCAGAACTGGGGCAACCGCGCCTATTTCCCCCGCATCGACAAGCAGGTCGAGGCGGGCGAACTGCTCGCAAGCTTCATCGGCCAGTTCTACGACGACAAGCCGACGCCGCGCCTTGTCCTGGTCAGCGATGAGCCGGACGAGATCGAGCTGCTTTCGCTCGCGCTCTCCGAGCGGGCCGGCCACAAGATCGAGATCGCCATCCCGAAGCGCGGCGAAAAGAGGGACCTCGTCGACCACGCGCTGCAGAACGCCCGCGAGGCGCTCGGCCGCAAGCTTGCCGACAGTTCCTCCCAGGCCGTGCTGCTCGACGGCGTTGCCCGCGTCTTCGGCCTCGACGAACGGCCGCGCCGCATCGAGGTCTACGACAACTCCCACATCATGGGCACCAATGCGGTCGGCGGCATGATCGTCGCCGGGCCGGAAGGCTTCGTGAAGGGGCAGTATCGCAAGTTCAACATCCGCTCGACCGACATCACCCCCGGCGACGACTTCGGCATGATGCGCGAGGTGCTGACCCGGCGCTTTTCGCGGCTCTTGAAGGAGCACGGAGCGCGCGTCGCCCTAGAGGCGGAGGCGGAGGCAAATGGCGGTGACATCGGCCCCTGGCCGGATCTGGTGCTGATCGACGGCGGCGCCGGGCAGCTCTCTGCCGCCAAGTCCATCCTCGACGAACTCGGCATTGACGACGTTCCGATGGTGGGCATTGCCAAGGGACCCGACCGCGACGCCGGCCGCGAAAAATTCTTCATTCCCGGCAAGCCCGACTTCATGCTGCCACTGCGCGATCCGGTGCTCTATTATATTCAACGTCTGCGCGACGAGGCGCACCGCTTCGCCATCGGCTCGCACCGGGCGCGGCGCTCCAAGGACATCGGCAAGGCCGGGCTGGAGGAAATCCCCGGCGTCGGGCCGACCCGCAAGCGCTCGTTGCTCAACCACTTTGGAACGCTGAAAGCCATTGAGCGCGCCGGCGTCAACGACCTTGCCGCCGTCGAGGGAATTTCGGAAGCGACGGCGAAGGCGATCTACGATTTTTTCCACGAAACGGCGGGATAG
- a CDS encoding peroxiredoxin — protein MSPLTTLPPDLPEPTDDGSARHLLGMAWPDIALPLTDGSALDRTRIAAAARTVIYAYPRTGVPGEPLPTGWDEIPGARGCSPQSCAFRDHHAELAALDAQVFGLSTQTTDFQKEAAERLHLPFPLASDADLAVTKALDLPTFTVDDMTLVRRLTMIVEAGQIVHIFYPVFPPDRNAEDVIAWLEDHPAH, from the coding sequence ATGTCACCCCTGACCACACTGCCACCGGACCTGCCAGAACCCACCGACGACGGCTCCGCCCGCCATCTCCTCGGCATGGCCTGGCCGGACATCGCCCTGCCGCTGACGGACGGAAGCGCCCTCGACCGGACGCGCATTGCCGCCGCCGCGCGAACGGTGATCTACGCCTATCCGCGAACCGGCGTGCCGGGCGAGCCGCTGCCCACCGGCTGGGACGAGATTCCGGGCGCGCGGGGCTGCTCGCCGCAGTCCTGCGCCTTTCGCGATCATCACGCGGAACTCGCCGCGCTCGATGCCCAGGTCTTCGGTCTGTCCACCCAGACGACCGACTTCCAGAAGGAAGCCGCCGAGCGGCTGCACCTGCCCTTTCCGCTGGCAAGCGATGCCGACCTGGCCGTGACCAAGGCCCTCGATCTGCCGACCTTCACCGTCGATGACATGACGCTCGTCAGGCGCCTGACGATGATCGTCGAGGCGGGGCAGATCGTTCACATCTTCTATCCCGTGTTCCCGCCGGACCGGAACGCCGAGGACGTGATTGCCTGGCTCGAGGATCATCCGGCCCATTGA
- the pgsA gene encoding CDP-diacylglycerol--glycerol-3-phosphate 3-phosphatidyltransferase, with protein sequence MHAADVPPARKSHALSLPNILTYLRIVAVPAVAASMYIEGDAGRWCAFGLFAFASITDYLDGYLARAWKQQSALGRMLDPIADKLLVAVSLLVLTGEGTIGGWSLWAAVIILMREIFVSGLREFLAELKVSVPVSWLAKWKTTVQLVAIGFLLTGDAGDKVLPGAYEIGLTLLWAAAIVTLYTGYDYLRAGLVHLIDE encoded by the coding sequence ATGCACGCGGCAGACGTTCCACCCGCCCGGAAGTCCCACGCTCTTTCCCTGCCGAACATCCTGACCTATCTCAGGATCGTTGCGGTGCCAGCGGTTGCGGCCTCGATGTATATCGAGGGCGATGCCGGGCGCTGGTGCGCCTTCGGCCTCTTCGCCTTTGCCTCGATCACCGACTATCTCGACGGCTATCTCGCAAGGGCCTGGAAGCAGCAGTCGGCGCTCGGCCGCATGCTGGACCCGATCGCCGACAAGCTGCTGGTCGCCGTCTCGCTGCTGGTGCTGACCGGCGAGGGCACGATCGGCGGCTGGTCGCTGTGGGCGGCGGTGATCATCCTGATGCGCGAGATTTTCGTCTCCGGCCTGCGCGAGTTCCTGGCCGAGCTGAAGGTCAGCGTCCCGGTCTCCTGGCTCGCCAAGTGGAAGACCACGGTGCAACTCGTCGCCATCGGTTTCCTGCTCACCGGCGATGCCGGCGACAAGGTCCTGCCGGGCGCCTACGAAATCGGCCTGACCCTGCTCTGGGCCGCCGCGATCGTCACGCTCTACACGGGATACGACTATCTCCGCGCCGGGCTCGTGCACCTGATCGACGAGTGA
- the moaD gene encoding molybdopterin converting factor subunit 1, producing the protein MVKLVYFAWVRERIGLDEETVELPETVETVADLLTYLGGRGEGYASALEEPSTIRVAIDQTHALPEDPLAGAREIALFPPMTGG; encoded by the coding sequence ATGGTCAAGCTCGTCTATTTCGCCTGGGTCCGCGAGCGGATCGGGCTCGACGAGGAAACCGTCGAACTGCCCGAGACGGTCGAGACCGTCGCCGACCTCCTGACCTATCTCGGCGGTCGGGGCGAGGGCTATGCCTCGGCGCTGGAGGAACCCTCCACGATCCGCGTCGCCATCGACCAGACCCATGCCCTGCCCGAGGATCCGCTGGCCGGCGCGCGCGAGATCGCGCTCTTTCCACCGATGACCGGAGGCTAA